Genomic DNA from Enoplosus armatus isolate fEnoArm2 chromosome 7, fEnoArm2.hap1, whole genome shotgun sequence:
AAGACTCCCATCATTCCTTCCAGCCACAGCTGCGCTCACCTCagtcagccacagcagcagaaggtCGCCACAGGCTCCGACGGCATCTTTCCTTCGACTCGTCCCTGCCGCCGATCCTCGTCTCTTGCTCGCCAAAGAAGCTTGACGAGGACTTTATAAAACTCTATCACAAGTTTGTGTGCCAGAACAAATCATCGTTCTTTAATGGGCCTCCCTGCCGTTTCTGTGCCAGAAGCTCTGAGGCCAGCAGAAGCCCCTCTTCCTCAGCTCTGGCAGCTCTCGCCTTGTCGCCCCACCGCTCTGTCCTGAGGAAACGCCACAGGGAACTAAGCTGGGACAGCCACCCCCAGTCCAAGCGCTTCAGGGACGAGTACGGTGCATCCTCCCCAGGGTCCAAACGCCATGGGAACGAGATGCTGAGGCGCCGTCTCTCTTCGTCTGAATATGAGCGGTCTCATGCTGGCGCCTCCTATAGCCCCAGTAAACACAGCATGTTTCACAGATTCAGCTTTCAGCAGCGCTCAGCAGAGGCACAGCAGGAAACCTGGATGAGTCGGGGCCGCCACGTATCTGCAGCTGAGTATTCTGGCCTGGGTGAGCCTCCTCTAACACTGTATTATGCTCCAGATGTTCTCATTGATTATTGTCCTTTCTGCTGTTAAATGAAGCAGTTTGTGTCAGCGATGAATCCTGTTATCACTGATTCCTTAAGTCATTATTATGCTTCATTCAACAGGAGGTTCACTCGAGAGCAAAATGGCCAATGGATACTCCCCCAGGTAACTATGATGAATTCCTAAGTAGAGTATTTGTTTTCTGGCCTCCCAGCGTTCCCATGTTCTTGTATTCAGCCTCTCTTCTTCCCCAACATGTGCAGAAAATGGTGGTGAACAGAGATTACAGCGGCCTGCCCACAGAAGTCCTCAAACAAACATCTCTGTGGGAAACTATTGTCATGTGTAGCAGTGAGGTTTCCCATACAAATACTGGTGAAAATTGGACAGCAAAGTAAACATGATAACCAAAGGGGTGACACTGGATACATGTATTTCACCCAGCTGGTACAGCGTGAGCTCAGGCAATTGTATCACTGAACTGCAACTGTTACATGTTGAAGCTCTGAATGATCGTCCGTCCAGTTGCTTTCCATCCTGTGTTCCTGTTTGGATGTTTCAACTGTTAAAACTATCTATTTGAGTGATTATGGTTCACTCCTGTATGTTCTCTtgctaaatgttttattagTTAATACAGCGTCATGATTGTTTCTTGTAATATCTGttcattattaaaataaaattgcgtcaatgtgaaaatgaattttCTGGGGGGGGATGAAGTACATGTTCTCATTGCAGttaatctgtttattattttactcTTTCATTATATTCATGTAATGTTTTCAAGTAAAGTAAACTAAATATCCAACAGTTAGACCAAAGACAAAGAAGCATAACGGTTAATTTTAGGCAAAAGATAGAAAAGTaaacaaggaaaataaagactttCACTTTTTGGTCACTAGCCTTGTGCGCGTCTGACACGGCAAATTCCGCCTAATGCTTGGAATATGAAAACGTGTGAAACTAAGacttttttgaaaaaaacatttacatcagtGTTGTGCAGTCAGTCAGATGTGCACCTGTAATCCTACTTTAGTGACATCAAGATATAGTAAACAACGTAGACTTAACAACATAATTGCAGTAAGGTGAGACTGTAACCACTGGAGATCATTACATGTAACATTTTCAACTCAAGTGAAAGGATCTGAGCAGGATGACAATCCTGTGTTTTGAGAACATATGCTGTGGTTGAGTATTTAATAGTCTCTTAGTGTCCCAGATGGCTGATGTTGAGGTGAAAGACCATTTTCCAGTCCACAGACAACATATTTAACTGGGAGCTAAatccagtgctgctgctggttggtTGTGGTGTTGGTACTCCAGTTACCACTCCAGCTCCACTGGATATTTCCCAGTCAGGCAGGCAGTGCAGTGGCCCACTCTCTTGCTGGACTTGTTACTGGAGCTGATCATCTTGTCCTTCTCCTGGAGGGAGGCGATCCCCTCCTGGACAGCTGACACCAGGCCCTCCACGGTCAGATACTGAACACTGTCGGCACCTGCACGACAGTTCAAGTGTTAACTGAGATGCAACAAACCGATTATGACGCCACAATAAGGCAGTGAAGGTGGCACACATCACTTTGTTCTGATATATGGGTTTGTCAAAGAATCTTACGATGGCGTACTATATTAGTGCTTACCAATGTATCCAGCGATGTCCTGAAACTCCGGCTTGTTGGCGATGAGCTCCTCCTTTGTTGGAATATTGATCCCCATGTAGCAAGGGAACCTGATCGGTGGAGAGGCCACCCTGATATGGACCTGTCAAGgagaaaatacagtattttaccCAGTTAGTTAGGAACGTTACTGTCCACGTTGTAGAAAATTGTTTTTGGCTCCACCACATGCCGTTAAAAACAATACAGGACAATGAtgagaacaaacagcaggaacacagtATCAGCAAATTTAAAATatgttcatcatcatctgtaATATTAGTAAGTAATGTTGTTGTATTCACAGAAATTGCAATATTGAGTCTGATCAGTCTTTAAATATAGGCCCTGTTTCACTGCAGATATAATTTTTTAcaccacagaaaaacatcacCTAGAATTACATGCATTTGTTCATGTATTAAAACAGTAGTTCCCAACagttttggcttgtgaccccttaaaataaaGCAGTGTCTACCTGTGAGCCACCATCACTGGTTCCTTATGTGTGTGGGTTATGGGCTTGTGACTGACTGGGCTGTTTGTCTTGACTTTTCCCAGTTGGTAAACATTTAGAGTTTCTTTTTACCCATGGCACTGCAATGTGCTGCTCGGATTTATTACTACAAAGTGAACGTTGACTGTGATCGATCAGATCCTGTCACTACTCATCTCGTTATCAATATAGTTACTAAATGTTATGTAATGGCTCACTCATTAAATACACTGCCTTTATTGAGCAAATGTCTTCACTGATTGTTAATAAGCCtgaaattttatttaattaaaagtgtAATAATGTCTTCTGACATTAGTGGAGTTGCTCTTAATTGCAGGAAAGGTGACGCTGCAGGAAACACCGGTTAATTCTGAATCATTTTTAGGAGAGACAAAAGCAAGATTatagaaatgtcaaaaagtatatataaatgtaattttgtgtcgcatgaatgttttgtttctgctttcctGTCCTGTCATTTCGGGACCCCTCAAAATGATTTTGAGACCCTTTTAAGTATCAGTATTTAAACAATGTCTGTATCATGTCACCACATATAGTATGTAACATCCTTAGTCAACAAACCTCCGTTGCACCAGCCTCCTTCAGCAGTTTGATAATGGGGGAGATGGTGTTGCCTCTGACGATGGAGTCATCAATTAGCACCACTCGCTTCCCGGCAAAGTTGTCAGTCAAAGCCCCAAACTTCTTGGCAACTCCGAGCTGCCTCAAGCGGGTATTAGGTTGAATAAATGTTCTCCCAACGTAGCGGTTCTTACACAGAACCTCAATATATGGCAGCCCAGACtgtgagaggaggacaggaagaggaaagcTCGTGAGGACAGAGGTCCATCAGGAGGTGAGTGTATCACAGCGTGTCTTTACAGAGACGAAGCAGACAGCTTGCAGACAGACCTGCTGAGCGTAGCCCAGTGCAGCAGGCGTCGCAGACTCTGGCACAGTGCTGACCACGTCTGCGTCTGTTGGAGCCTCGATGGCTAACTGCCGACCACAGCGCTGCCTGACAGTATAGACCATCTGCCCTGCAGTGTAGATGTATAAAATACTGAACATGCAACACACGTTCACTTGGGAGAAGTATTTCAATACTTCTACAAGAAATCCAAACAGTTAAGATTTGTATAAAAGGATGATCCATGATAAATATTCAAACCTTCAAAAATAGAGTCTGGTCTGGCGAAGTAAACATATTCAAATATGCAGAAGGCAGGAAGATCTCCCTCAGGACGAGGGACAACACTCAGAGACTTGACTCCGTGCTTGGATATCTGGACTATCTCTCCCGGCAAGACCTCTCTGTAATACCTGAGAGCCAGAAAGGACATGAAAATGGTCATTACCCACAATTCTTCCATTATAATCCAAAAAGATAATACATTGGTGGTAAAACTCACCTGGCACCGATGGACTGGAAGCTGCAGGACTCTGATGACACAACCCACCCCTCAGTGTCCTCCTCTCCAGCACCTGACCAAAGGGACAAAGAAAGACGTTAATCATCCACCAGCTTgcacctctgacctctgaccaaGTCAAAGTCCGGCCTGTGACATTAAAACTGCTCTGGCTTGAGCACTGATAACCTCTCCTGAGATGTCGTCCTTATCAGCAGCAgaagtttctttcttttaaaggaCAAACATGTCTGTCATGTGTTAGAAACATGTTGAGAATACCTGAACTGTGCAGTTTAGAGATGGGAACAAGCCGTCCAATGCAGAGGGGACGATTTCCATAAGGGTCACGCACCGCATAGATAACATCTTTGAACATCACCAACAGGGAGTACGACGTAGGGGTCTCGGTCATCAGATTCTTTATtctacaaaacaataaaaacggGTATTTAAATAGTtgagagaaaatatgttaatatttaTGCAGCATCAAGTCCTAACCCTGACCTGGCAACCCAGTTTGGTGCGTCCAGCTCCTCCATAGGTGGCGTAAACGCCAGCAGTTGGGTGATGAGCTCGCTGTCTGAGCTGGTGGAGAGGCCTACACCATGGCGCATTACCTGCATGGCACGTTTACAATGATTGATTCAGCATTTATACAGAACTGTCATTCATGCAGGCTAATGTACATTTCCTTGCACACGTTTATTTATATCTtagagaagacacacacataagcatAACTCCAATTAAAGAATCTATGCATACATGTATATAGAGGCCTGGTTTGTCATTTGGTTATGTCTGTTTGTGGTGAGAGTACCCAGGGAGGGCCACTGATATGCAACAGGTTCAGTGAGAACGAGTTAGCGGGCATCTTCACCTTTTTCCGCAGGGCATGAGCATTAACAAGCTCTCCATTGTGTGCTACAGCAATCTTGCCGTGCAGTGTGTCCACCACAAAGGGCTGGCAGTTCTGCAGCTCTGAGATCCCAGTAGTTGAATAGCGCGTGTGACAAATACCGAGGTTACCATAGCGCAGCTTCAGAAGAGCCTCGGGTGGGAAAGCAGCGCTCACTAATCCCattccctaaaaaaaaaaaaaaaaaaaaaaaaatatggcaaGAGGAATCAGTGAGAGACGTTACACAATCTGCACAAATAATGACAGAGTAAATAGTAATATCCTGCTATCATGTTTTTGtagagaggaaaacatggcCACAATCTGAGAGTGAGCTCTGAAGCAGCATAGTCCTAAATAACAATTATATCACAATAACtgtgtcaaactgtgtgtttgtgtatacatgtgtgtgtgtgtggctgtaatgatttttttatgtatgAAGCACCTCAGCTCAAATGTTTCCTATATTTGAATACTGTGTGACAGCGTGAGTTAAACTATGCTTCTGTCTATAATGACACCAGGGGCTTCTAGCCATGATCGGTGTTACCTTGTGGGCTGTGTATGTGGGCGGACTGGCTCCATTACTTGTGACCACCCCGGCACTTTCCTGACCCCtgagcagacacaaacaatcacatgtcaaattaaaatatttcaggGGCAGTTTTAGAATGACTGATCTCTCAGTCTCTTCGAGACTAAACGTGAATAAACTTGTTCAGCTGTAAAAGCTTGCTATGAGCCTCGAGGCAAACCAAACTGGTTTGATACGGGCAAAATAAAGCAGGAATGAGGAGCAAAAGAAACAGAAGCGTGTGCCTCTCGGCTGCCATATATGGAGAGTCGTCTTGCTGCGGTTTCAGCCTATTTACCAAGCTGCTTCTCGGATTACAGTTGGTCCCGCCCCCTCAGCACACAGCTTAAGCCAGTGGTGAGGCTGCTTTTCTGCATGGAGGCGTTGCTTTCAGGCTTAGCCGCCTGGTTGCCTAGGGAACcgggcagcagagagagacggatTGGGGAAAAGAAAGCGTTTCCAGGTCAGCTCAAAcatggagagaggagcagagagacaaagaggaggtgaTAGGGAGGTGGCAGAGGAAAAAGGCTCGGTGGAGAGGCAGTGGGGGGAGGCAGAGGTGCTGGCTCTCATGTCAGTGTGGGACGAGGTGGGAGCTCAGCACGTAGCTGAGAGCAGAACCACGTTTGAGTTGATCTCAGAGCGTCTGAGGAGGCTCAGCGTTGTGCGCAGCTGGTGGGAGTGTCAGGCCAAGTGCAGGAGCCTGGGACTTCAGAGCAGGAAGCCTGACGCAGCAGCAGGCCCTTCAGCAGACTACAGCCCAGGAGTGGATGGAGGGCCGGTGGAGGGctgggaggaagaggtggaagaTGTGGGTAATCAAAGAGGAATCTACCCTTCCTCAGTCACTATCCCAATGCAGGAAGGTAAATGTAGGTTCAACCCCAACTGTAGTGCCGATCATCACGACATACGACAACGCTCAACACTTTGTAGTATTTTCTCAACTGACAGATCAGAAGATAAGTCAAACTAATTTTAACCTAAAGTAGAAAATTTTGACGTCTGACTgctcattttaaacttttttttttttttttacacattttaaaacattttcacacaagcTCgatcttattttaaaaaaaatcaaaactgaGCCacagtgtgtgcttgtctgtgcAGGCATCAGGAGTCGAATCCACCGGGCTCTTCCTTACACTCCGAGCGTGGCTGAGGAGGGGGGCCGCCACTGGACGGACGACGAGGTGCGGGCTCTGCTGTGCGTCTGGGCCGACCGGCGGATTCGAGAGCGCTTAAAGTGCACGCTACGCAACAAATCCATCTTCCAAGAGATGGCCCGTCAGATGCAGAGGAACTTTGGGGTGGTGCGCAACTGGAAACAATGTCGGACAAAGTACAAGAACTTGAAATACGACTACAAGACCGCTAAGAGCGCTCACGCCGCTGGGGGCAGCAGCGCAGGGGGCCCGGGCAAGTACATGAAGTTCTTCGACGAGGTGGAAGCCATTCTGCTGGACCGGGGACTGGAAAACGGGACCATGGAGATGCAGCAGAAGTTGTATGATGGAGAGATGGGAGCAGGGAGGCTACAAACACCAGCACAGACATCAGCCTCAGAAAGTGAGGTCGTCATTGAAATTGATGATGGTATGTATTCAGTCTGCAGCGACCATAGTGGTTTCATATtcaaggttaaaaaaacaatccatgtttcttctactttttttattttcagatgacAACAGTGACGATTACGATATGGACGGAGACATGGAAGTTAAATGGAGAGGATCaggtaaccctaaccctgctaCATCAATAACCTGTGAAGTTCACAGTATAcaaaatcttttttctttccttaacTTATTGTTCTTCGCTCCAGATGCTCAACTAACACTCTCAGACCCATCCAGCTCTGAACAGTTCCATGTGGTCACGGTGTCGGACACGGGTCGAAACTGGAGCGACCAGGAGGTGCGAGCGTTGGTCCAAGTCTGGTCCGATGAGCGTGTGTGCAGGCAGTTGGAGAGCTCGACCAGAAAGAGGGACATCTTTGTCCAGATCTCCAACCGGTTAATGCAGCAGGGCATTGAACGCGACTGGAAGCAGTGCCATACCAAGTACAAAAACCTCAAGTACCTTTACCGTTCCCTACAAAGAGGAAAGACCGATGAAGCCGACCCAAGACGCCTCATGAGATTCTACGATGAGGTGGACGCCATTATGAATCGCACAACTAACGGCTCACCACAGGACACAGGAGCTGCAGACCACCAAGCAGATTCAGGCAGGCTCGCGATGTTGGAGGACTGTGAGGAGAACGATCACGTAGAGGTCTATTTGAAAAAGATGAACACAGTGACCACACTGGCGGGAGCGACGGTGGACAGGACTTGCAGTCCTGATTCGGTCTTGTCTATAAGCCTCGATGTTGCACCAAACGATGAAGAACTGAGGCTGAACGCAGTCCAGGAGCTTCGCTTGGATCAACAGCACAGATCAATGAGTGAGCCcaatatcattatttattaattaattaatgaaaccTACAGAAACAGAGATTCAAAAAACATTCATCTCTCATGTCTTCAGAAGTGCTGTCATTGACTCACAAAACTCGAATGTTACATCCCTTAAATCCAATTCATGATCTCCCAAACTTCAACCAATAAGGGCATTTTTTTAAAGcgtcagttcacccaaattgcCAAGAAACCTCGCTGTCAACTGTTTCTATAGGGACTTTTTGTTTCCGTGGAAAGAAGTTCCAACGTGGATTATCCTGAGTGACAAGgacaaagaaatgtaaacaaatgttaaaacatttttaatgttttttaatggtgtttttaatggtttgtaATTTGGACCCCCCATCTTAGTTTAAGAAAGTACTAGTAATTCAGAACTAATTTTAGAAACATTTCCATTCAGTGAAGTAAGTAAGCACTAGAGGTAAAATTAGATTTAACacagttttataataaaataattgtataacaataataaaaatgccCAACTAAAACTGGGTAACAACTTCTAGGTCTGCAAGTTATTCCTTGGCAGTGAAGCAGCTCTAAAAAAATGTCGTTTAGTTTGAAGAAGTCACAAGTCTGTCCGTCCAAATCAATTCAAACAACAAGTGAAAACATGCTGTCTTGTAACCGTTTTATATTGTTTGCAGGCTCTTCTGAAACTAGGGCAGAAAAAGAGGACACCTATTCATCAAACAGAAGAGTGAAGAGGAAAGCCGTGGATCAAGGTTTGAAATTTGCCTCCCTCTGTAATCACTTTGTGTGTCACATGAATTGACTGAAGCCTTTGCAATTTCTGACTCAGTCCCATGATTTGCCTCATAATGAAATTACGGAGAAGGGTTTGGCTATAACCGCTAACAGCAGGCACAACTCATGATGAAATCCACTGTCAGACCAAGAGAAAAAGACACTTTGCTTGCCCGTGAAGATCTGAAATGTTGTATTACCAttactttttacttaaaaataatGATCTGAATTTAAACCTGCCTTTGTTCCCTTTTTTCAGACCCCACACTCCAGACACCAGTAAAAAAACTGGACTCTGGCTCCAACTTTGCCAATAACGTGAAGGCACGGTGTAAAGAAGAGCAGGATCACATCCCGATAATAAAGATCAACTCAGTCCGTTCAATGGCCTCCCCTAATCCATCCCCACCGAGACAGGTAATATCTACTAATCTCATGTGACAAATAGcacaaacattacacaaccAAGATAAACTCAATCAATGATTCTTACTACAGGCTGTAAGAGTCCAGAAAACACATGAGGAAATGCTGTAAACTCACAAATTATACAgcccttttctgtctttcaggaTAGTCTGTACACCATCTTTAAGATCTGCAATGATTAGTTGATCATGTAGCATGATCTTTTGACAACTGAGTAATCATTTTAGTCAACTTTTCAAATATGAtcatttgatgcttttcttcgTCCTATATGATAATAAgataaatatctttgggttttggactattggcCGAATTAAACAAGCAAGTTGAATAAGTCCAAGAATCAACTGATTCattcagaaaataatcagcagattaattgataatgaaaacaacagtTACTTGCACCTCTACATCTTTTAACATTTGAGAGTGAATTTGTTACTCAATATTGAGTTTATGTTGACATTTATCACACTTAATTTGGGGGAACTCgttattagtttgttttttcttgctcATATAGCGAATCTGTAgctgtacagtatttgttttcacCCTCTACGCAACGCCTGAAAAACACGGCTGCAAATATTTTCTTCAAATATGCAACACTATTTGTTTTCCTGTAGTATCCAAGAGTGACTTGTTGAGTTAAAAAATGTCAACTAATGTTTCCTCTTCTACTTGAATCAGGAGATGCGCTAATCTGTTTTTAGCCAATATTAATAGTAACTTTTTGGACTTGACTCAAAAGTAGGTTTTGGTGGCACAGTTGTTCCTGAACACCCCCCTTGTGCAGCTGTAGAAATGGCTCCCAAACTGACCCGTTTATCTTTATCCGTTATTTTGATAAACACCCCCTCACGTTAccagcgtacacacacacctttccgtTACTTACCTGTGCTGTAACGCCACGAGTCCCAGAGTTAAGACCTGAGCCACCTCCAGCTGTGTGGGCCACTCTCCGGCTGCCACACACCCGAAAACCCCGCACTCCTCCCCGATACCGGACGCCTCAAACTCCATCTCGGCCGCGGTCTGTCCCCGGACGGTCCTCGGTTAACCCGACTGACAGTCGCGTGCCTGGTTGCCTCAACAATCAGCGCGTGCGTGCCTGTGCGCGCTCAGATAGTAGAGGCCGAACACGTGCGGCGAGGGTTGACTGCAACGTACAACGTGGctctttaaaacaacataaactcGACTGAAACTGATCAAGTGGCCGttaaatcacaataaataaataaataaataaataaacaaacttaGTGACACGAAAAAAACTCACTTAGTGCAGCTTTTACAGGAGAAACAGGCCACCATCACTGTTCTAACATTAAATAATCAAACACCACGTGGTGATTTTGCGATGAGGAGGGCAACAGCTACTCTCAATCAGACTAA
This window encodes:
- the ppat gene encoding amidophosphoribosyltransferase, with the translated sequence MEFEASGIGEECGVFGCVAAGEWPTQLEVAQVLTLGLVALQHRGQESAGVVTSNGASPPTYTAHKGMGLVSAAFPPEALLKLRYGNLGICHTRYSTTGISELQNCQPFVVDTLHGKIAVAHNGELVNAHALRKKVMRHGVGLSTSSDSELITQLLAFTPPMEELDAPNWVARIKNLMTETPTSYSLLVMFKDVIYAVRDPYGNRPLCIGRLVPISKLHSSGAGEEDTEGWVVSSESCSFQSIGARYYREVLPGEIVQISKHGVKSLSVVPRPEGDLPAFCIFEYVYFARPDSIFEGQMVYTVRQRCGRQLAIEAPTDADVVSTVPESATPAALGYAQQSGLPYIEVLCKNRYVGRTFIQPNTRLRQLGVAKKFGALTDNFAGKRVVLIDDSIVRGNTISPIIKLLKEAGATEVHIRVASPPIRFPCYMGINIPTKEELIANKPEFQDIAGYIGADSVQYLTVEGLVSAVQEGIASLQEKDKMISSSNKSSKRVGHCTACLTGKYPVELEW
- the LOC139287672 gene encoding zinc finger protein with KRAB and SCAN domains 2-like, translated to MERGAERQRGGDREVAEEKGSVERQWGEAEVLALMSVWDEVGAQHVAESRTTFELISERLRRLSVVRSWWECQAKCRSLGLQSRKPDAAAGPSADYSPGVDGGPVEGWEEEVEDVGNQRGIYPSSVTIPMQEGIRSRIHRALPYTPSVAEEGGRHWTDDEVRALLCVWADRRIRERLKCTLRNKSIFQEMARQMQRNFGVVRNWKQCRTKYKNLKYDYKTAKSAHAAGGSSAGGPGKYMKFFDEVEAILLDRGLENGTMEMQQKLYDGEMGAGRLQTPAQTSASESEVVIEIDDDDNSDDYDMDGDMEVKWRGSDAQLTLSDPSSSEQFHVVTVSDTGRNWSDQEVRALVQVWSDERVCRQLESSTRKRDIFVQISNRLMQQGIERDWKQCHTKYKNLKYLYRSLQRGKTDEADPRRLMRFYDEVDAIMNRTTNGSPQDTGAADHQADSGRLAMLEDCEENDHVEVYLKKMNTVTTLAGATVDRTCSPDSVLSISLDVAPNDEELRLNAVQELRLDQQHRSMSEPNIIIY